The sequence atacaattgggCTCATTGAATTCAcaagtctcagctttccagtcataccaaatttatgcaattccaagactgtttaggaCACCAGTATGCAGacatattcaaatacaccatttttagaataggcaaaaataacacatttatacagcaaaaaaaatgccttgtttttgcccaaaactgcatgggattagtataaagtgggcatgtctgtaaaggggagactcATGGGTACTGACAGAAcctattttcattcagatatcttgaggtgagatgtcaagggacccctttgaaaatggtcatgccagtttttcccttGCCAAAACTTAGCTTAACTTTGGAGCGTTATTCAGACCCCTTCCCAACAAGATTCCTTAGGTTGCCTAGTGTCATATGATACCAGTATCttcactgtagctttaaaactgagcctgCTACAGCTTCTGAAAGACATTAATGTCGCTCATGGACACCGGCGTCCTtggggagtggaagaggttaatgACCACTGGAAGCATCACTGTTATTAGGTGAATGAGAAATCCATGAGTGACTGAAAAAGAAACcaacaaaagaacaaatgaagCCACAGTTAGCTGCTGTGTTTCTCACCAGTTATGCATCAGGTACTGTTTATGCTTCATCTCCCTCAGACATCGACGAGTGCTCCTTTGAGAGAACCTGTGACCACACCTGCATCAACTACCCGGGCAGCTTTGAGTGCCTGTGCAACAAGGGTTACATCCTGTACGGCCTCACTCACTGTGGAGGTGAGTGTATGCTGAGCAAGGGATAAATACATGAGCTTTTTGACAAAGCtaaagtatgtgtgtgagagtagatgaaatgtgtgtgtttgtttgtatgcatCTGAAAGGGAAATGCTTCTCAGAGTGTGAAGGTGAGGGGTCACTAAGCGTGTGCAGACGACTGCTACTGAAAGCACTCTCACACCTCAGTTCCCCTGAATAGCTTCTCCCtgagttttctgtgtgtgtgcatgatttgtttgtgtgctggCATCCTTGTGTGCATACAGAGcaagtctctgtgtgtgtgcgtgtgtgtgtgcacatgttccCAATGTGTCTTTGGTTTTTCCTGCTTGTTTATGTGTATTATTTATGCGTGTGCTGTCACACACCTGTAGCTCAGTCAACACGTTAAGTTCTGACTGTCCTGCTGTTGGACTGACTGACGTCACTGATGGAGAGGTAGCGTCAGCATGATCACAGCAGCACGTATGCTGACGTATGCTCATTGTTCTTACAAGTGGTAAATGTGGTATAGGTGTTATTTGACTATTTGACCAGGATTTAATTCCTGGCTGCGGTGCCATGACTTGACTACATCGAACACTATTGGCAGTATACACAGGTGGTGAATCATGTCTTAGACTTGACAAGATTTTACAAGAAAGCAGCTCAACTTTAATACCACTTGTTTCTTCACTTTGATTTTAGAGTTTTAACTACAAAGGTTTATCCCCAAGCCTTAAGATTGAACATTATCTTATAAAAAGCTGTGAGGCAAATTCAGCTTTCCTTTTATCTGACAGAAGATTTACTGAAAAATATGCGTTTGGCAGAGCAGACCAGCAGATGATACCTCAGATTATCACATTTGGATGTAAAGGCTCTGCTGTGgtcaacaaaaaacagactgCACATACTGACTAAAATGCTctctgtggttgtgtgtcagACATCGATGAGTGCAGCATCAACAACGGGAGCTGTGAGTACAGCTGCATTAACACACAGGGCGGCTtcgagtgtgtgtgtcctcctgGACAGAAACTCCACTGGAACAAGAAAGACTGCATCGGTAAGCaacaactctgtgtgtgtgtgtgtgtgtgtgtgtgtgtgtgtgtgtgtgtgtgtgtgtgtgcgtatgtccGAGTTTGCCCACAGTTCTCCATGTGTGGTGTGGTGGATTCCTcacaggtgtatgtgtgtgtccaggtggttgtcatggtgatgtgactttgtgtgtttctcagagGCGGTGAAGTGTCTGCCCAATGGGAAGCCAGCACCTCGAGCACAGCTGACCTGCACCAAGAGTGGAGGGGCAGAGGTCTGCTCACTGTCCTGCCCCTCCAACGCCCTCTTTCTcgcaggtacacacacatgcaagtaCATTGTCAGAGGTAGGAACCCAGTGTTTAAAGATACAGGGACAGATCAAAAAGTGAGAAAAGGAGACCAGTGTGCTCATTTTGCAATGAAACTATGGCCTTTTCCAGTAGTGGTAAGTTATGCCACTATAACACCAAACATGCCCATTTTGAACCAAAcagtaattgtaattgtaaaatgAACACTGCAAGAACAGGCAATGAAACCAACATTTTCAACtataaatacaatgaaaaattaCTCATACTGTGACAAGCTCACTAAAGAACACTTGTGTGCATAGTTCTGTCcttgaaatgacagaaaataaatgaattataatgttggaaatcaaataataatcaaattctcaaaataaaatcaaaatcaaaatctcCTTGATAATTATAGTTATGAAGGAGAAATACCATAATTTGCCAGTTACAGCTTCAAAAGTGTAACAACAGTGTATTAAGGAAATTCAAGAAGCCATTTTTCActggatgtactgtatatgttgttAATTccttttaattaataaaaaaaacaaatactttagTTAGTGATTAATTTAAAGGTAtgctatgcaggatttgtcggttggAGTTTgtacagcattcaaagttggccacTCCTCCCAGGCACAACGACACCAGAGCAAGCTGAGACCACGatcaacagagagagagagagcagcagtggttgagcaagctagagagtgaatgaagagagggagcggcgctaacaagaacaaaacagtgaatcagataaataaaacattattttctggccgttatgttctaaagcacaaataaacatgccacAGTGTGCCACAGCTGCCCCAGTGTGTGGgaggaggtagagcgggtcgtccactaattggaagatccATGGTTCGATttccggctcctccagtctgcatgtggaagtgtccttgggcaagatactgaacccaaaattgctcctgatggctgtgccatcagcgtatgaatgtgtatAAATGGGTGAATGCGACTCATAGTGTaaaaaaagcgctttgagtggtcagaaaggtgctatacaagtacagcccatttaccatttaccatttatctcagcacaaccctgcgggaaggtgccACATAGCCGGAGTTtatgtgaatgcagagcttcatcctgtccactgtggcctctctgctctgcatttgtgtagctcagccccgccgTCGGTCAtgcacacagacctgcagctcttatacatccatgacataaagacagagagcagagcggagcagaggagagagacagagacagtgatgtaacctgcTTGCTACATTTTTATAGtgtcccgacctcacaccctgcgtgCTGTTATTGGCTACATACCCACTGCCCAAACACTGATGCCCAGAAGCACCCccaacacagcaaaataataagaaaatacaggcagagtgCAGGGTCTcttcaaatacacacattgcCACACACTTCTACTGGGTCATTAGTAATGATTGaaagggattatttttgtatgagtctatacattgttttttttatgaaaaccCTGCATATGATACACATATGCTATAAATATCACAAGTGAGTCATTCTCCCTCCTTACCATCTTTTACATAAACAAGACTTCTGATAAACTCATTtttatggtgaaaaaaaatcacagatttgACCTTTAAGTTGGTGACAAAGCAAAAGAAATGCATTACATTTCTGTAAATCACTCTCAAATGTCCTTTACTATCTGTTTTAGCATTAATGCTGTCATGCTGCACATGTTGCTGCCCTCTGGTGGTGTCAGCCCGCAGTCACAGCTCTCTGTCTCATCCCTTCCACTTGATGCCACTGATGCTCGATGAAGGCGCTTGAGCTCTTTATTGCTGTATATGTGGACTCCTCAGGAGGGCTCTCCAGTCagattgatgtgtttttcactgtgCAAGGCTTTCTTGGCTTCACCCGTCCCAGCACTTTGGCTGGCACCCTGGCCTCTCCTCCTGCGATAGTACTTAACACACATCTGTGAATCGATTACATTCTTTGATCACACCATTTTTTCCATAGCATAGCCCACGCTCCGTTTAACTTGGCGGCCGCCGTGTGAGAATGATGGATAGCTCTCAGGCATGAAGTGAAATAtctgtttttctatctttttagAGCGCGTCTTAATTTTAGGGGGAGGGAGCCATGTAAATTCCTGTGGCTGAATGCAACCCGGGCTCTTATTTAATCATCTTGCTTTTATGACCTCTGAAGGCTTCATCCGTCATTTCTTATGTGAAATGCCTCCTTGTGTGGAAGTGTGCATcaacagagaaagacaggatTCATAGAGCTGTCATTTGGCCTTTAATTTCTCAATCAGGGTTTAGGGTCACATGGCAGCGGATCTGGGCTCTCTGTCTCGCTCCTATGTCTCGCTCCATACAGGAGGATAGGGCCACGCAGCATTTATAAAACTCTTTTTAACCATCAGAGCTGTGCTGTCACCCAgcccaccaccacacacacatacacgcatacacacacaaactcatcataaaaaaacaagatgtttgaTGGAACAGGAGGATCCAGTCAGACCTTCAGGTGGAATAAAAGCTCTCAGCCTCCCTAACCTCTCATCATCTTGTCTGATTTCTCTTTTCTCACTGTAGTCTAATATGTATGTGTTTCTTAAAGACTCTGAGAACAGCTACACACTGAGCTGCGGAGTGCCCGTCCAGTCTGGTAAATCTCCTCAGAAGAGGAATGCCACCACTGCCTTACCCACCTGTGCAGGTACGGTATGCCAAGCGTGACAGGAAATGTGGTATTCAGTGTAAATGAATCGTCTCTAACCTGTCAACACAGTTACTGTACAGCAGGATAAGAAGCACAGTGCCTTTTATATTTTGCCAGTTTCAgatttccccttcaaatattCATGCATCTGTAGGGCTACTATCAACCACACACTGCTGTAAGATGATCTATGGGAGTCTCTGACTAAGAAGTTCTTTCCAGTACACTCTGCACGAGAAAAAATTGCAAATTTGATCCAAAGTTATCAAATTACTTAGAACTTAAACTAAATTGTTGATACCACACAGCCAGTAACAAGAGACGATTTCAAGAAAACCAGGGGAAAAAGTATTCACTTAGCACTGCAGAGATCAGGGTTCATTTTCCATTCTTCCAGCAGTGCTCACAGGTGTGAAGCCAATAAGGGACCATGTCCTTGTCTCTGCAGAAACGACTCTCTGTTGGCTTATTTTGGAGCCTTTGCAGATGGAAGTGGGATTGGGGGAGGTAGATTGAACATCTGTGTGTGATACACCCAAGCAGCAACAACCACAGCTTGAAAGTGAAGCAAATgcggaagtaccttaaagtgcaataccactGACGGTCGCTAGATGatggctccaaaaaatccctgactccaatagactcccattcaaaaagcatcaataaattttgataaatattttcatttttcatacattattgtttcaatctctaaattcagaccctctaattagtgtgctggtggttgttttggaaattattgctccattagtAAGATTCGAtacttatagtagctttgatgtcgTGTTGGCCATGTtggcgttgattgacagctgtgattgacagttcactcCCTGGCTctgggactcgcactgagtcagactattgtcacAGTATATCAcaaagtttaatgttatttgatacacagtttagctaaattagctaacgttagcccaggTGTGCACcactcggtgttcccagtaagctagtgttagctttGGTCCAaggtagcggggcgtgtttccagagtgtgagTGCCAACAGTTAGCTACAACTCTAcaaccagctccaatgcaaaccaacaggtgacatcacaacgtgctacgtccatctttatgtACAGTCTATGGTCACACCCCTACTGTCAGGTTAAAAGAGGCATTGGAGGTGTATTACTTTATAGTAAATATAGTTTCATCTGAATTTTTTGCAGCTAGCAAAAACTGTTCTTTTGCATAATCACTTGAGAAAGGACAAACATAATATGGTTGCTCATCTgtcaaaaatgtacatttttgcaCCTGTTGGCACTACATAATATTATGATTAACagtcttgtgtttctttctgctgtGTATGTAAATAAGACACTCTGGCCCCGCCCATCAAACAGAAGGCCAGGTTCAAGATCAAAGATGCCAAGTGTCACCTGAGACCCCGCAACAAGGAGAAACACAGAGATTCATCCAAGCAGAACCTGCAAGGTAAAGAACGTCTCACACAAAGTGTCATTCTGGATTACCAACACCCCAGCTCTGTGTTTAGGAGGCCTCCTTTACACACACTACCACTTATAATCCCTGTTTCAACTAAAAGGTGAAAAACTGCATCTTCACCTTATCACTGtccttctccatctcctcctcatcattcttcacttttgtttttgtaccgGGAAGGTGGCCAGTTCCCCTGCACCGACGACTGCCAGGTGACTTTTGTCAACCTCAAGTGTGATTCATCCAAGAAACGCCGGCGAGGACGCAAATCTCCTTCAAAAGAAGTTTCCCACATCACGGCTGAATttgagatggagatgaaggaagaggaagtctcaggtgtgtgttttgttgaactCCACTCAGGATCAAATAGTAAACATGCatacagtttaaaatatgaattcattCTATATTGAATAGTGTATGACGGAACtgataaaatgtcaatgtcatgTTTTTCAAGCTGGAAAGATGGCAGTtaatgttaaaaacatcattaatcTCAAAAATGGCGATAGAAATTCTGTTGTAGTACTAAACCATATAGAGAATACAATATGATATACATAATAGAAACATGACACATCATGAGTTATATCAGGATATAATCTTTGaaggaacaaaagaaagaatcagtttgtctttgtatcagagtttgtttgtcttaagatgaacacattttttgccTTAGACTCCTGTAATGTGGACTGTGTGCGGGAGAAGATGAAGCAAAAGCTGCAGAGCGCCATGCGGACACTCAGGAAGTCCATCAACAAACAGCAGTTCTACATCCAGTTCTCTGGGACTGAGTATGAGGTGGCACAGAAACCATCCAGGGTACCAGAAGGCACTGAGGTCTGCAGCACGGGACAAGTCCTGCGAGATGGAAAGTGTGGTAAGATTGGAGTTTACTAGTAGTGAGTGGGTGTCATAGTATTAGTGCCCTCTcataaagaggaagatgagcaGGAGCCACAGAAAGTATTCCCTCAAAGCACTGACATCTGTCTTCCTCCTCAGTGAGTTGTAGTGTGGGGACGTTTTACAGCGGGGAGCAGGAACAGTGTGTCCAGTGTCCTCCTGGTACGTACCAGGACATGGTGGGTCAGCTGTCCTGTGAACCATGTCCAAGCACCGAAGGACAGGGCATCGCTGGCGCCAAGAATGTGTCTCAGTGTGGAGGTAGCTAAACACCCAATCATTACACCGATAGTCTCTCAAAAAGCTCCAAACCGTAAAGaaaaagtgctttaaaaagTCCCAAACCTTACACCTGTAGTGCATATAGATTACATAGTAGTCTCCCCtttggggatcaataaagtgtatctatctatctagaaAGAAAAttctttgtaatttgtaatgGCTGAAAAAGGTTcggtgttttattttaattgtgaaTTTCCTCTGAAAGTGCAGCAGTAATCCTGTACAGTAAAATAAGTAATTCCTACATTGACATTATGCTTGTTTAAACATATCAGGTTGGCGCCACCTTGTGGAAATTAAAGCAAGTGTGAGTTTGAGCTACACCACAAGAGAGCACCAAAGACCTGTGTTACTGTATTCAGTTTTTGAGATCTTCATAGTCAGAAAAATATTTACCCACAGATgaacaaattctcacatttgtcAATTAGCTTAATGAGCTGAAACAGTTGGAATCAGTGTTATATAGAGAGAAATGAAGGGCGTAGATAaagttaaaatcaaatcaataacagAGAAGTGGAAAACAATGAGGAGATTTTCCTCTGTCCTCCCCTCAGGTCAGTGTCCAGCAGGTCATTTCTCTGCTGACGGTTTCCGTCCATGCCAGCCGTGCACGCTGGGCTCCTACCAGCCAGAACCAGGCCGCGTCCTCTGCTTCCCCTGTGGAGGAGGACTCATGACCAAGTATGAAGGATCCGTCTCCTTCAGGGACTGTGAGGCTAAAGGTGAGGCTTTATGTTCATGTGTCAAACACTGTgcgtctctctgtgtctcctgtATGTCAGTATATACAGTTTCTATGCACACCATCAAATAAACACTGTGGTATTTATCACAATACCCAAAATGACAGACATGTATTTCAGAGACTAAACCCACCTATCTTAACTACTGCATAGTGGCATATAACATCCATACTGGAATATTCTATAGACTGACAAAGCTTGACATCCCCCTATGTAATATCTAAACTATGTTAATTTAACATGCTGGCATTTGCAATGACACAAGCCATTTGTCAGCAGTTTCATTGTTAATGTTGGCATAAAGTCATGTGCAGATGTGTATGCAATGGCAATTTGCACAAGTAGATTACAAAGTCATCTGTACAGGGTTTAGTGCTTTGTTAGTATGCATGTTCTGTAATCCAGGCGTGAATAATATCACAGCTATGTGATGCATCTTTTAGACagcctgctgtttgtttttttatcttcattcagttcatactgtgtgtgtgtgtgtgtgttcactgatTTCTTCCTGATCCTCCTCAGTGCACTGTGCTCCTGGACATTACTACAACTCCAGTACCCACCGCTGCATCCGCTGCCCAGCAGGAACCTACCAGTCTGAGTTTGGCCAGAACTACTGCATCACCTGCCCTGGGAACACCACCACTGACTTTGATGGTGCCACCAACGTCTCCCACTGCAAAAGTAACGCTGCTCTACATTCATATTTCACCTGCTTCTAAAGTATTTATATGAGATCCTTATCTAGACTGACAGTGGAATAGGCTTCAGTGTGTAAACCCACAGAATGATCAGCAACCAGCGGTCATTTAAGCCAGAGTTGCTGATGTATTgcattgtgttgtattgtaaggtgtttctattattttgcCCACAGAccagctgtgtggaggtgaaCTGGGGGAGTACACAGGATACATCGAGTCTCCTAACTACCCTGGAGACTACCCATCCAATGTGGACTGTGTCTGGACCATCAACCCACCACACAAGAGGCGGATTCTCATTGTGGTACCAGAGATCTTCCTCCCCATCGAGGATGAGTGTGGAGACGTGCTGGTCATGAGGAAGAGTGGTAAACACAGACTTCAATTCATAAGTTCATTTTTTACCAGTTTACTAATGCAACTTATGATTAATACATtaccaacattaaaaaaacgAAAATGAATGAACTAAAACTCAAAGTCTAGCTATAAGGCCCTTTATGTCCCTCACTGTGCAACAGTGCTTATTTTTTTCCTAAcatgtgtgttcctgtgtgtggcATTAGgttttgattaaatattaacCTCTGTATTTACGTCAATGAGGCATCTTATCCCTTTGTTTTCCCGCAACAATCCTTTGTTACGCATGATTAACCATGCAAGAATGACACTAATGATGCTGTCACATCATGCACATTAATTTTCTTCCAGCTGTGGTACGGATTATAAAGTGAGAACTGCACCACAGTTTGATGATCTCAGATAAGCTCATATATGTGGATTCAATTACAATTTCTTGATTGTTTTAgattcatttttcaatttttgggCAACCTGCTATCAAACTGCCAGCTTAAATCTGACTTTAAGAAGTCTGAGAACTCTGATCCATTCATTTCAACGCAGCTGACTGCTGAGCTGTCTACCAGTGCTGAACTCCCTCTAAAACAGTAACCTGTCGTGTGTCCTCCCAGCCCTGCCCACCTCCATCACCACCTACGAGACGTGTCAGACCTATGAGCGGCCAATCGCCTTCACCTCTCGCTCTCGCAAGCTCTGGATCCAGTTCAAGTCCAACGAGGGAAACAGTGGCAAAGGGTTCCAAGTTCCTTATGTCACCTATGATGGTGAGTCAGCTTCAACAATTTTACACATAAGTGAAATCctgattgttattatttaaGAAAAGTGTAGTGAATTTGCCTTCATTTAACTAGACTCATGTAAAGTAAGCTTACAACTGTTTGTCACCTCATCATTTCACCTTGTTGTGTTCCAGAGGACTACCAGCAGCTGATAGAGGACATAGTGAGAGATGGCAGGCTCTACGCCTCAGAGAACCACCAGGAAATACTGAAGGTATGATCTTACATAGTGTACATGATAGAAATATAGATAGTTGGTCCAAAGGGCTGATACTAATTGTTCTCCGTGTCCTCCCCGCAGGACAAGAAGCTGATAAAGGCCCTGTTCGACGTGCTGGCCCACCCCCAGAACTACTTCAGGTACACAGCACAGGAGTCCAAAGAGATGTTCCCTCGCTCCTTCATCAAGCTGCTGCGCTCCAAAGTCACCAGGTTCCTACGGCCGTACAAATAGACGGAGCCTCTCCACCGCCCTGTTCAAGACCCCCGTCATCCTGCGTCATTCCAAACCTAACCTCCAAACCCAGACCTAACCCCCCCCCTCTACTTCTCCCCTGCCTCTGTCAGCACATTGATGTACCAGTTCTATGACTAACTGTCTTCTTTTCCTGTGTTTGTCCTCAGTCCTGTTTGTCACATGATGCCTTTCCTCATCTTTGACTCCTTTAACTAGTAACACATCATTAATTGATCCCCTCCCCTCCAGTAACGCTGCTCTCTCTATAAGGTTTGACCGATATGGGTTTTCAAAGGCCAGTgccaatatttttataatgtagCAGAATATACATTACAtgatatattgtgtgtatatattgttTCCTtcaatttgatcatttttatacCAAACATTTACAGGTATTGAGTGTTTTTCGTCCCAGTTTGGGATGACGATGGTAGAATTCATATCCTAGGTCAGTTAAGGTGCAATATCTGACAGTTTTGGTCTTGCAGGTTCAAACTGGATATTGAATTgctgatttgaatatttttcagcAGCCtcaaaagaaaatttaaaagaCTACAGAGGTGTTGCTACTCAGAAAACTTACAATAGCATACAAAGTTAAGTATATTCTATTGTAAGGGAAATTATAgtagctgtttttttattagcatttttttttattgaacaacaaataaaatcagtacattttccaaacaaaacctaaataataaataatcttattatttaataaaaggccAGTATCAGCAAACCAATATATCAGTCAAACCCTATTTCTGCACACCATCTACTAAATCTCCATCTCTCCCAAACCATCCCCCAGATTTCTGCACCTTCTTCCTTTCACTCCTCTCGTTTAATTTTGCTCTGCTTTGTTTTCcgtgttgtttttatgtttttgtaatatttatacTGAACATGTCAGAACTTGCAGAAGCCCACATCACAGATGTTATAGATAGATGTACAAACGTGCAAGACAAGTATGTTTGTGTGGACATGCACAGGTGTACATGCATGATGTGTTAGGATGTACAGGCCCACACAGTGTACATGGATGTATCCTGAATTGGATTTCTAtatttgccccccccccccacccacccaatGTGCACGAGACAGAGATGAGAAAACAATCTGTGcacttaaaacacatttaaacatggaAAATGAATTGAAAGAAATGTTAAAGAGGGGTGCTTTAGCCATTGGAGCACAAGGAAAGATTAAATGGGGTGAATCAGAAAGtctatattgtaattttttttaaataaaaaaaaaaaagatatataacAAGATGAGATAAACTACCTGCAAGTAACAGATTGTTACTTTAGAGAGAAATGTATGTGATGTAACTAATATTTGGAACGTTAATTGCACttgaattttatattttaaactgtaggaaaaaaaaagatctaagtTACGTATTTGTTacctttttttgtgttgtttgaaaTTTGCCAGGTTTGGcatggaggagagagaaaaacccTCTTATTGCTCCCACTCTGTAGCTCGCAGTTACCCCAAATCTCTGTTACTGCAGCTTCAAGccccatccacacacacacacacacacacatgaggaGAACATGTAGGATGAAGCTTCAACATCTCAAAACCTGAGGCTGTACGTTAAACTAACgcacacagagaaaagacagCGTATGCATGGGATCATTCAAACTTTCCACCACCTctacagtttcagtgttttcaccGCCCAGTGCTGCTTCATCCCCTCGAATATCTCCTATAGCTGCCAGAGAGAGGAAGCACCTCCATAATGGCTTCTTGTATGATGGCACTACATACATACTACTATATACCTGTTTCTAAACAACTACTTAAAATATCTGCTTTCACCCAGATGCAATCTCTTTCCATTAAATAGGAAGTATGGTGGGTATACTATGCTTTTCTTTTATAACCCAactaaatgtttctgtgtcattCCCATTGGTACTAATATGTCTATGAAATCCTTTTACCACGTATTGAAGATGGACGCTATATCTGCACAATGCGACTGGAGTTGAGAATCGTGTATGTTGTGACTGGAGTGTTGGTCTGAAGGTGAATGTAGTGGCAGGGACACAGTCTGAATAAGAGGCATCTCCCgtctgagtgtctgtgtgtccgTAGCACTTGC is a genomic window of Thunnus albacares chromosome 23, fThuAlb1.1, whole genome shotgun sequence containing:
- the scube1 gene encoding signal peptide, CUB and EGF-like domain-containing protein 1 isoform X1 is translated as MGSACFSRDVCLFILLINTCRVMGNVGLADADECAEGSDDCHIDALCQNTAKSYNCICKPGYKGDGKHCEDMDECENDYNGGCVHECINIPGNYRCTCYDGFMLAHDGHNCLDVDECLDNNGGCQQVCVNTMGSYECQCTDGFFLSDNQHTCIHRSDDGMNCMNKDHGCAHICREAPGKGGVSCECRPGFELAKNQKDCTLTCNYGNGGCQHTCDDTDTGPVCGCHQKYALHSDSKTCIEKDEAAIESSEFNATSVADVDKRVKRRLLMETCAVNNGGCDRTCKDTATGVRCSCPVGFTLQPDGKTCKDIDECQENNGGCDHFCRNTVGSFECSCQKGHKLLTDERTCQDIDECSFERTCDHTCINYPGSFECLCNKGYILYGLTHCGDIDECSINNGSCEYSCINTQGGFECVCPPGQKLHWNKKDCIEAVKCLPNGKPAPRAQLTCTKSGGAEVCSLSCPSNALFLADSENSYTLSCGVPVQSGKSPQKRNATTALPTCADTLAPPIKQKARFKIKDAKCHLRPRNKEKHRDSSKQNLQGGQFPCTDDCQVTFVNLKCDSSKKRRRGRKSPSKEVSHITAEFEMEMKEEEVSDSCNVDCVREKMKQKLQSAMRTLRKSINKQQFYIQFSGTEYEVAQKPSRVPEGTEVCSTGQVLRDGKCVSCSVGTFYSGEQEQCVQCPPGTYQDMVGQLSCEPCPSTEGQGIAGAKNVSQCGGQCPAGHFSADGFRPCQPCTLGSYQPEPGRVLCFPCGGGLMTKYEGSVSFRDCEAKVHCAPGHYYNSSTHRCIRCPAGTYQSEFGQNYCITCPGNTTTDFDGATNVSHCKNQLCGGELGEYTGYIESPNYPGDYPSNVDCVWTINPPHKRRILIVVPEIFLPIEDECGDVLVMRKSALPTSITTYETCQTYERPIAFTSRSRKLWIQFKSNEGNSGKGFQVPYVTYDEDYQQLIEDIVRDGRLYASENHQEILKDKKLIKALFDVLAHPQNYFRYTAQESKEMFPRSFIKLLRSKVTRFLRPYK
- the scube1 gene encoding signal peptide, CUB and EGF-like domain-containing protein 1 isoform X2 is translated as MGSACFSRDVCLFILLINTCRVMGNVGLADADECAEGSDDCHIDALCQNTAKSYNCICKPGYKGDGKHCEDMDECENDYNGGCVHECINIPGNYRCTCYDGFMLAHDGHNCLDVDECLDNNGGCQQVCVNTMGSYECQCTDGFFLSDNQHTCIHRSDDGMNCMNKDHGCAHICREAPGKGGVSCECRPGFELAKNQKDCTLTCNYGNGGCQHTCDDTDTGPVCGCHQKYALHSDSKTCIETCAVNNGGCDRTCKDTATGVRCSCPVGFTLQPDGKTCKDIDECQENNGGCDHFCRNTVGSFECSCQKGHKLLTDERTCQDIDECSFERTCDHTCINYPGSFECLCNKGYILYGLTHCGDIDECSINNGSCEYSCINTQGGFECVCPPGQKLHWNKKDCIEAVKCLPNGKPAPRAQLTCTKSGGAEVCSLSCPSNALFLADSENSYTLSCGVPVQSGKSPQKRNATTALPTCADTLAPPIKQKARFKIKDAKCHLRPRNKEKHRDSSKQNLQGGQFPCTDDCQVTFVNLKCDSSKKRRRGRKSPSKEVSHITAEFEMEMKEEEVSDSCNVDCVREKMKQKLQSAMRTLRKSINKQQFYIQFSGTEYEVAQKPSRVPEGTEVCSTGQVLRDGKCVSCSVGTFYSGEQEQCVQCPPGTYQDMVGQLSCEPCPSTEGQGIAGAKNVSQCGGQCPAGHFSADGFRPCQPCTLGSYQPEPGRVLCFPCGGGLMTKYEGSVSFRDCEAKVHCAPGHYYNSSTHRCIRCPAGTYQSEFGQNYCITCPGNTTTDFDGATNVSHCKNQLCGGELGEYTGYIESPNYPGDYPSNVDCVWTINPPHKRRILIVVPEIFLPIEDECGDVLVMRKSALPTSITTYETCQTYERPIAFTSRSRKLWIQFKSNEGNSGKGFQVPYVTYDEDYQQLIEDIVRDGRLYASENHQEILKDKKLIKALFDVLAHPQNYFRYTAQESKEMFPRSFIKLLRSKVTRFLRPYK